A section of the Phaseolus vulgaris cultivar G19833 chromosome 8, P. vulgaris v2.0, whole genome shotgun sequence genome encodes:
- the LOC137825659 gene encoding small ribosomal subunit protein eS4z-like isoform X1, with product MARGLKKHLKRLNAPKHWMLDKLGGAFAPKPSSGPHKSRECLPLILILRNRLKYALTYREVIAILMQRHVLVDGKVRTDKTYPSGFMDVVSIPKTNENFRLLYDTKGRFRLHSVRDDEAKFKLCKVKSVQFGQKGIPYLNTFDGRTIRYPDPVIRANDTIKLDLEENKIVDFIKFDVGNVVMVTGGRNRGRVGVIKSRERQKGSFDTIHVQDATGHEFATRLANVFTIGKGTKPLISLPKGKGIKLSIIEEARKRTAAQQATAA from the exons ATG GCTAGGGGATTGAAGAAACATTTGAAGAGGCTCAATGCTCCTAAGCATTGGATGCTTGACAAATTGGGTGGTGCATTT GCTCCCAAACCCTCATCTGGACCCCACAAATCAAGGGAGTGCCTTCCCCTCATACTCATCCTGCGGAACCGGTTGAAGTATGCTCTGACCTACCGTGAAGTCATTGCTATTCTGATGCAGCGACATGTGCTTGTTGATGGCAAAGTCAGGACAGACAAGACATATCCTTCTGGTTTCATGG ATGTTGTATCTATACCTAAAACAAACGAGAACTTCCGCCTGCTCTATGACACCAAAGGTCGTTTCCGTCTTCATTCTGTCAGGGATGATGAGGCAAAG TTTAAGCTGTGCAAGGTAAAGTCGGTGCAGTTTGGTCAGAAAGGTATTCCATACCTGAACACCTTTGATGGTCGTACCATCCGATACCCAGACCCTGTCATCAGAGCCAATGACACCATTAAGCTGGATCTGGAGGAAAACAAGATCGTTGATTTTATCAAATTTGATGTTGGTAACGTTGTTATGGTTACTGGAGGAAGAAACAGGGGGCGTGTTGGAGTTATTAAGAGCAGGGAGAGGCAAAAGGGCAGCTTTGACACAATTCACGTTCAGGATGCCACTGGACATGAATTTGCTACTCGTTTGGCAAACGTGTTCACTATTGGGAAGGGGACAAAGCCTTTGATATCACTTCCCAAGGGTAAGGGTATTAAGCTATCCATCATTGAGGAAGCTAGAAAAAGGACTGCCGCTCAGCAAGCAACTGCTGCTTAA